One Bacteroidota bacterium genomic window, GCCAACAATATGATATTTGTAAACTTCTCCGAGTTTGAAATCAGGAATGAACCCTTCCCAGATGCCACTATTATCCCAACGGGCATAGAGTTCGTGCATATGCGGGTACCAATGATTAAAATTGCCGACAACAGAAACAGAGCTTCCATTTGGTGCCCATACACAGAAATAAATACCCCATATACCGTTTACTTCTACGGAATGTGAACCAAATTTTTCATAAAGGGAATAGTTGGTGCCTTGCTGGTAGTTCTTCACATCTTCATCCGTAAGCATTGAATAATTCCACACCGCTTTTGAGGTATCTATAAAATTTTCTTCCTCATATTTTTTCTTATCTGGCTTTGAGCGGACAGACCCTTGATCATTTTCTTCATTTTTTTGTGTGGACTTTTTCGAAAGTTGCGTCATAATAAATTCGTTTCTTTTCCGTTCATGTAAAATACAATCCTTTAACGTAAAATTAGAATCTATTTTGCGGCATTAAGGATAAGAAGATGGAAATTCGTCCCGCTTTTGAAATCCACTATCCACATTTAACCAGACCACTCAACCTAAACCGTATAGCCAACTAATGAGAAAAACATTTCTATGCCTGCTTGCATTTATTATAGCAGCAACCGCCTACTCACAACAATCTTCTTTAAAAGGAATTATTACCGATACTTCAGAAAAAAAGAACCTGCAATACGCAGTTGTTTCATTGATCCGTGAACAGGATTCTGTACTTGTAAAATTTGCCCGTACAAAACCGGATGGTTCTTTTTCCATTCATGGATTAAAACCCGGTAATTATATTCTTACCGTATCAAGACCAAAATATGCCAGCTACACAGATAAAGTTGTTATTAAAGAAAATGAATCGAAGGATCTTGGCACACTCAGTATCATCTCTGCAGGCAAACTGCTTGAAGAAATAGTGATTCGTCAGAATAGAGCCATAGTTGTAAAAGGTGATACAATTGAATATAAAGCCGACAGTTTTAAAGTAGCGATGGGTGCCAATGTGCAGGAACTTTTAAAACGTTTACCCGGTATAGAAGTAGATAAAGATGGAAAGATAACTGCACAAGGTAAACAAGTGGAAAGAGTATTGGTAGATGGTGAAGAATTTTTTACCGACGACCCGGCAATCGTAACAAAAAATCTGCGGGCTGATGCCATTGATAAAGTACAGTCCTACGATAAGAAAAGCGACCAGGCAGAATTTACCGGTGTAGATGATGGTGTACAAAGTAAAACGCTTAATCTCGTATTGAAGGAAGATAAAAAGAAAGGCTATTTCGGAAAAATAGCTCCGGGTGTTGGAACCAACGGCCGGTACAGTAATGAAGCAATGTTCAATTTATTTAAAGGAAAAAAGAAAGCAGCTGCCTATGGTATAATGTCCAATACAGGTAAGATCGGTTTAGGTTGGGAAGACAATGATAAATTCGGCGGTGGCGGTGATTTTGCAGATGGCGATATAGAAATGGGTGCCGGTTATATTTCGATCAATAATAGTGACTACGATGATGAATTTAGCGATTGGGGTCAAAGTTACTGGGGCGAAGGAGTACCCGTTTCACTGAAGACAGGCGCCCATTTCAGTAATAAATGGGAGAAAGATAAATTTCATATCAACGGCAACTATAGTTTTAAAAGACAGACCAATGATGCCGAAGGCGGTTCTTTATATAAATACCTTCTACCCGATTCCGCTTATTACAGTTTCGAAAATCACCGGAATATTTCAGAAGAGAACAGGCATCTCTTCACAGGATTTTATGATGTAAAGATCGATTCATTATCTTCTTTTAAGATCCGCTTGAATGCACAAAAGTTAAAAAGTATTCGCCAGCAGTTTACTAACTCTGGTACCAATGATGAATTTGAAGAAGCTGTAAACCGTAATATCAGGAATTTAACCACCAACAGTAATAGCGAAGCAGCCCTGCTAAGTTTATTGTGGAGAAAGAAATTTAAAAAGATCGGTCGCACCTTATCTGTTTCTGCTTCGCAAAAAATAAGTGACAAGAGTAGCGATGGATATTTTGACTCCTATACACAAATCTATAATGCAGGGACAATTAGTGACCTCGATTCTCTGCGGCAATACAAAGAAAATACGGGCCGCAATTTAAAAACACAGGCAAGGGCCGTATTCACCGAAAAATTTTCGTCCAAATTAATGGTTGAGTTTAATTATACATTCGGACTTAATAATACATTGAATGATCAGCAGACATACGATAAAGCGATCAATGGTAAATATGAAGATTATAACCAACTATTCAGCAACCGCTATTCATTGAATATTTTATCCAATACTGGTGGTGCTAAATTCCAGATCAATGGAAAGAAAATAACTGGTAATGCCGGTCTTAATATCGGCCGTACTACTTATTCACAAAAAGATTCAGCAGGTCTGCTTAGCAGTAAATATTCTTATACTAATCTGTTACCGAGTTCAAGGCTTACTTATAAATTTGGTCCACAGAAAAGTTTGGGATTAAACTACAATGGCAGCAACAGGCCGCCTTCTATGAGCCAAATACAGCCATTAGTGGTTAATAATGATCCGTTGAATTTAACAATTGGTAACCCCGACCTGGAGCAATCTTACAATCATAATTTTGGACTTAATTACAATGATTTCAAAACACTGAGCGGTAGAAATACCTGGGCAAATGCAAATTTTAGTTTTACCGACAAAGCGATCGTAAGCAGTGAAACGATCAATGCAGAAGGAAAACGAATTGTTCAATATGTGAATACTGCTGGTACTTATAATTATGGTTTTTATATAAGCAATGGATATAAAATAAAAAAACCAGAAATGCGTATAAGTTTCCGCATAAACAGCAACGGCAGCCGCAGCGTTAACTTTATAAACGGAACCAAAAATGAGAGTAACACTTTCCGTTATGGTATAGGCCCCGGAATTTCAAAATATAAAGAAGGTAAATACGACATTTATATCAACTACGATTTCAGCAATAACAGTAACACCAGTTCATTAAACAATCGTAAAACAAGTTTCTGGTCACAAAACATCAACAATAGTTTTAATTTTTATGTTGGGAAGGATGAAAAATTCAGCATTGGCACCAATCTTAATATAAACCTGCGTGAGAAAACAGATGCCTTTGATAATAATAATGATGTGTACAACTGGTCGGCTTCTACAAGTTTGAAATTATTTAAGAATAATACGGGTGAAATAAAACTGGAAGTACAGGATATTCTTAACCAGAAAATTGGCTTTGATCGTCAGACCACATCCAACTATATCTCCGAACGTACTTATGAAGTGCTGCGTCGCTATGCGCTGGTCAGCTTTATATGGAACTTTAGTAAAGGTCCCGGACAAAAATAAAATAACATGAAAAAATTATTTTCAATACTCCTGTTTAGTGGTGCTACCTTTTTGGGAAAGGCACAAATGCAAACTGATTTTATTACTGCAGGTAAAATAAAATTTGAAAGAAAAACAAATGTGCACCGGCTTTATTTTACAGACGAAGAAATGGGCAGTTGGGAGGAGGCTTTTAAAAAAGCAATTCCTCAGTTCCAAACGAATTTATTTGAGCTCAGCTTCAATAACAATCAATCACTATATAAGCCTTCGAAAGATAATCCTGAAAATAAAATGGGATTTTTTGGCGAAGCACCCGGTGCAAACAATGTGATCTATAAAGATCTTGAGATGGGAAAAGCAGCCAGCCAGAAACAAATATTTGAAAAACTGTTTCTCGTAAGCGACAGCATTCCGCAATATGAATGGAAACTACAACCCGAAACAAGAACCATTGCAAATTTCGAATGTAAAAAAGCGATCACCCGTATCTGCGATTCAGTAGTAATAGTTGCCTTTTATACGGAAGAGATTCCCGTTTCATCCGGCCCTGAATCATTTGGCGGTTTACCGGGCATGATACTAGGGTTAGCTGTTCCCCGTTTATATACTACATGGTTTGCAACAAGTCTTGAAATTTCGAACGCTGCACCACCTGCAGCACCAACAAAAGGTAAAGACACAGATTCAAAAGGATTATTAAAATCAATTGAATCGGGTATTGGTAAATGGGATGCCAAGTATAAGGATAGATTGATCTGGCAATCGATATTGTAAATTATTTTTTCAATTCCAGTACCAATACATATTTTTCTCCAAGCGTCAATGTAGGTTCAAGATTGAACGTAGCTCCTGTTGCTGCATCCAGTGCTTTTGTAAATCCATTCATCCGTTCTGCAAATCTTGAAAGATCAATAATAGCCGGCGTTTCATTCGAGTTTACAATGCACATGACTGTTTGCGTGGATGTATAGCGGAAATAAACATAAACACCATCCTCCGGTACAAACTGCATGGTCTTACCGTTTTTTATTGCGGATGAGTTTTTCCGGAAATTGGCCAATGTTTTTACATAATTAAATGCTTCATTCTCTTCAGCAGTTCTACCAGATGCATCAAATTTGTTTTGCGCATCGCCGGGCCAGCCACCGGGAAAATCTTTTCTTACTTCAGCATCAGTTGGATCTTTAAAATTTTTCATCAGTATCTCTGTGCCGTAATAGAACTGCGGTATCCCTCTTATGGTAAACAACATTGCAATTGCCATTTTATAGTTGCGCATATTTTCTCCAACAATTGAATAAATGCGATCCTGGTCATGATTATCCAGCGAGGTACAATTATTCATCGGGTTTTTATAAAGCATATCCTGGGCAAGTGTTGTATAAAGACTACTTACTCCCCCATCCCAACTAAATGGCTGTTTGATCGCATTGTGAATGGAAAACATAACAGGAAAATCAGTAACACCCGGGCAATTATGTTTAAAAGGAACCGTAAGATTATTTTCAGAATAGTAAGCTGTGCTGGCAACAAGGTTCACTGCTGTCTCGCCAAAAACAGTGATCTTCGAAAACTCTTTGCGTAATACATCATTTATTTTATTAAGAAAGACAGGGTCATTATAAAAATAAGTATCTACCCGCCAACCGTCCAATCCAAATTCTTCTGTAGCCCAAACTGCATACTGAATTAAAAAATTTGAAACAAAAGGGTTTCGTTGATTTAGATCCACCAAAAAAGGTGTGAACCATCCATCGGCTGTGATCTTTGCATCCAGTTTAGAAGCATTCGGATCGAACAGTGTTTGATTTTTATGAGAAGTATTCTGGTAGGTTGGCCATTGATTTATCCAATCCTTTGCAGGCAGATCACGAAAAAGAAAATGATCATTACCGATATGATTGTACACAGCATCCTGGATAATTTTCATTCCCTTTTTATGGGCCTCATCAATCAAAGATCTATATGCTTCATTTCCTCCAAATCGCTTGTCCACTTCATACTGATTCGTAAATGCATAACCATGATAAGTGCTGCGGCTTGTACCGCCTTCCATTGTCCGGCTCATATTATTTTCAGTCACCGGTGTCATCCAGATAGCAGTAGCACCTAGATCTTTTAAATAATCAAGATGGTTTTGCACACCTTTTAGATCACCACCATGCCGGTCGAATGGATTATTGCGGTCATGATCCTTATCCCTCATATCAGCGAAAAAATCATTAGAAGGATCGCCATTACTAAAGCGATCTGGCATTATTAAATAAATCAGATCCTCTGATGTAGCTCCTTTTACTCTTGTCTTACCATTTTCTTTGCTGCGGGATTTTAATTCATAGCTTATATCTTCTGCAGCTATTCCGCTACCGGAAAGAATTATTTTAAACCTGCCCGGTTTAGCTGCGACAGAAATCGTAATATCAACAATCAAATAGTTGTTGCTTTCCAGTTTTGTTGTTTTATCAAGTTTGATACCGGGATAAGTTATACTGACTTTAGAATACTGTTTAATATTTTCTCCATGCAAAACGATCTGCAGTTTTGGATTTTTCATTCCCACCCACCAATGAGTGGGATATACTCCAAACATATCCGTAGCATTGGCAGTGTTTGCAAATACTATTAAGAGGATAAAAAATATTTTTTTCATATCACTTACCATGTTTTGATTCTTTAACAATCAATGAACAAACGATGCCAGCTGTGCAGAGGAGTATGCCACCAATGAGTACTGCAGTCAGCCGGTCATTATGAAGAAAATTCTCCATGATCTTTCCAAAGAATAACGAAGCAATTATTTCAGGAAGCACAATAAAGAAATTGAAGATGCCCATATAAATACCCATTTTTTCGGCGGGCAGGCTTCCGGAAAGCATTGAATAGGGCATTGATAGTATAGATGCCCAGGCAATACCAACCATACTCATGGACATATAAAGCATCCAGGGTTCATGAATAAAATTTACTGAAATTAAACCCAGCCCACCAATGATTAGGCAAACTGTGTGTGTCATTTTCATTCCTATCTTACCAACCCAAAAAGGAATTGTGAATGAAAAAGCAAAAGTGACAAGATTCAAAATGGCAGAAGTAGCATTTGCATGCTCAAGTCCCTTAGTATAAACTTCACTGTTTGTTTTCGCATCACCACCAAATATATCGGCAGCTACACCAGTACTGTAATAAAACCACATGAGGAATAAACCTGGCCATGTTAAAAACTGAACAACAGCCAGTCTTTTCATTTGATCTGGCATATTACCAATTGCTGATATTATTTCTTTTGCAATACCCTCGCCTTTATGTTCCTTTTTTAAATTCTCCTTCCAGTTCGGATCTGAAGGTGGATACTCTTTACTCTTGAACACAGTAAGTAAAACTGCTCCGAGAAAAACAAAAGCTCCGATATAAAAAGACCACATAATATTTTGCGGAATGCCCCCCGCTCCTTTCTCTCTTGAAACACCAAACCAATTAACCAATAACCCTGGCAAAAAACCCGCAATAAAAGATGCAGCGCCAATAAACATGCTCTGCATCGAATAACCGAAAGAACGTTGCTTATCATTCAGGTTGTCTGCAACAAATGCCCTGAAGGGTTCCATGCTTATATTAATACAAGAATCTAAAATCCATAATGTACCTGCGGCCATCCAAACTGCAGAAGAGTTTGGCATAATAAATAATGCCAGTGAACTTAATATAGCACCAACAAGGAAATAAGGTCTTCTTCTCCCCCATCTCGGATGCCATGTTCTGTCGCTAAAATATCCGATGATAGGTTGAACAAGTAAGCCAGTCATTGGGGCTGCTAACCATAAGCCCGGTATTTCTTCAGGAGTAGCACCGAGGAATTCATAAATAGCACTCATGTTTCCCATTTGCAAACTCCAGCCGAACTGAATTCCGAAAAATCCGAAACACATATTCCAGATTTGCCAGAAAGATAAACGTGGCTTTATACCGGTGTAGACTGTAGACATATGCAAGCATTATTTAATGGATGGAAGATAAGGAGATTAAGTGCAGATTGCTTATGCTGTAGAACTTTCTAAAAAAAATCCCGCCGGTGGCGGGATAGAAATCGTTTGCGGTTGAAAATTAAATTACAAACCCATCGGGTATCACTGATCCTTTCTTTATGACGACAATACCGTCTTTCACTGTATAGAGTATGTGATCCTGGTTTTGCAAATGATTACCGCCATTAATACGTACATCACTTCCTATTCGTACGTTTTTATCAATGATCGCATTGCGGATATAACATCTTTCACCAATACCCAATTCTGGCAATCCTTTCGCTTTTGCTTCAGCAATTTCATTTAATGTTTCATACTGGTCATTACCCATCATATAAGTACTTACCAGTGTAGTGCCGTGGCCAATTCGTGAACGAATGCCAACAACACTATGCTCCACACGGGATGCATTTATAATGGAACCTTCAGCTATCATTGTTTTCTCCAGCGTAGTGCCGCTGATCTTTGCGGGTGGCAGCATGCGGGCCCTTGTGTAAATAGTACGTTCATCATCAAATAAATTAAATGCCGGTATATCTTCTGTAAGATCAAGATTGGCCTCAAAAAATGAATAGATATTTCCAATATCAGTCCAGTAACCTGTGTATTGGTAGCTTGCTACTTTCAGTTTATTAATAGACTGAGGGATGATCTCTTTTCCAAAATCTGTTGCGTCAGCATAATCAGTTTGCAACAGATCAAATAACAATTGGCGGTTAAAAATATAGATACCCATCGAAGCAAGATAATTCCGGCCAGCCGCTTTCATCTGGGCATTCGTTTCACTTACCCATTCAGGCAATAACTCTTTTTTGGGTTTTTCAATAAATGCAGTAACAAGTCCTTCCTGTGATTTTAAAATACCAAACTCAGGGGCTTCTCTGTCACCAACCGGAATTGTTGCAATAGAAATATCAGCGCCAAGTTGTTTATGATTTTCCAGCATCTCTGCAAAATCCATTTGATATAACTGGTCACCTGATAAGATCAAAACATAATCGCTTTCAAAAGGGCCAATATGACGAAGTCCCTGTCTTACCGCATCTGCAGTACCTTGAAACCAGGTTGGGTTATCGGGAGTTTGCTCAGCAGCAAGGATATCGACGAAAGCTTTACTGAAAGCACTAAAGTGATAAGTATTCTTAATATGTCTGTTAAGCGATGCAGAGTTGAATTGCGTTAACACAAACATTCTTCCTATCCCATTGTTCAGGCAATTTGAAATTGGAATGTCAACGAGACGGTATTTACCCGCAATTGGAACAGCGGGTTTGCTTCTGCTTGAAGTAAGCGGGTATAATCTTGAACCCGCACCGCCACCGAGGATCACGGATAATACTTCATTTGTAGTTATAGTTCTGGTAGCCATAATTGAATTTATTTAAGCGACTCATATAAAGATATATATTGTCCGGCAGAATTTTCCCATGAGTGATCAATACGCATCATATATTCTCTTATCTCGTCAAATTGTTCTTTCTTATTATTATAAAGATCGATGGCCCGGCCAACAGAGTATGATATATCCCATGCGGATGCCCGGTCGAAACGAATACCGAAACCATCTTTTTCGCCAAAGTCTTTTACTGTATCCTTCAATCCACCTGTGCTGCGAACTATTGGAACAGTACCATAACGTAATGCATACATCTGGTTTAGTCCACAAGGTTCAACACGGCTTGGCATTAAAAGAAAATCGGCACCAGCATATATTAAATGACTAAGCGATTCACTATACCCGATATAAACATTTACATATCCTTTCAATGAATATTTCAATGCATCCAATTGTGCTTCTACAGCCGGATCACCGGAACCTAATATCAGGAAATTGCATTGCCCCTGGTGATGATAAATAGATGAACTGATAGCTTCAGGTAAAATATCGGCAGCCTTCTCTCCTACTAAGCGTCCAATGAAAGTAAATAATGGTTTTGCCGGATCTAGTTCAAATTCCTTACAAAGCTTTTTCTTATTTTTTTTCTTTCCCTTCTCAATATTTTCTGCTGTAAAGTTTTTTTCAATGAATTCATCTGTTTCCGGGTCCCATACTTCATTATCGATACCATTCAGTATCCCGGTACATTTCCCTTTTTCATATTCAAACAGATATTCAAGGCCATTGGAGTTGTAGCGCAGTTCATCCATATAGCTGTAGCTAACCGTACTTACCTTCCATGCACATTTAACTGCTGAAGCCAATGGGTTAATTGATTTCTTCCATTCAAGCATTCCGGATTTCCAGCTATCATAAGCAGGTATCAGGTTTGATTTACCCCAATCTATCCATCCCTGGTATTGTGCATTGTGAATTGTAAGAACAGTAGGAATGAATTCTAAGTTTTTAAACGCATAACAATATTTAACCATAAACGGAATAAGCCCTGCATGATAGTCGTGCACATGAATTATATCAGGTCGGTGGCTCCATTTACTCACCCAATCGCAAAAAGCGATCTGGAAAGCAACGAATCGTTCGGTGTCATCATCGTATCCATAAATTTTTTCACGGTCAAGCAATCCATTTATATCGATCAGGAATAGATCGAAACCGAGTTTGTTTGTTTTTTCTTTTATAACACTGTAATGAAAAAAACGTCCAGCCAGGTATTGCCCGCCTTCATGTACGAGTTCCCATTCATTTTGCAATAAATATTTTGTCCGGTACATGGGCATTACCACTTTGGCAAAATGCCCGATCTTGGTTTGATATTTAGGCAAGGCACCCACTACATCACCTAATCCGCCGGCCTTCGCCATAGGATAACATTCTGCAGAGACGTGTATGATTTCCATATAATACTTTATTAGATCCCGGTCTTATACCCTCTTAGAGAATAATAGAGAATATAAATATAACAGGGTATCATTAGCCAATATCCCATTTGTTTTGAACCAAGCATTTTTGACAATTCACCATATAATGGCGGGAGAATAGCACCACCTACAATTCCCATGATAAGTAAAGCAGCTCCAATTTTTGTAAATCTGCCCAGGCCATCAATTGCCAGTGGCCAGATAGCCGGCCACATTACTGCATTTGAAAAACCCAGCAAAGCAAAACAGGCAACAGCGGTCATCCCTGTTGTGAAAATTGCTAATAAAACAAGAAACATACTCAGGATGGTGCTTGCCACCAATGCTTTCCTTTGTGAAATATATTTTGGAATACAAATAATGCCAGTAACATAACCCAATAATAATCCGTACCCGGTGAACGATGCAAACGTTGAGGATTTTTCCAGTGGGAAGCCAAGAAATTCACCAAATCCTGCAAATGTATCATAACTGATCACTTCAACTCCTACATAAAAGAAAATAGCAACTGCTCCCAACACGAGATGCGGGAACTGGAATACACTGGTTTTATCCTTGCGATGAAATGTATCAGCTTCCTCTTCCTCATTTATTTCAGGCAGGTGAAGAAAATAAATTACTACTGCAAGTATTGCTAAAACAATTGCAATAGTTATATAAGGATTCACTACCCTTGATGCCAGCAGATCCAGCTCAGCATTTTTATCACCGGCTGATAAAGTAAGCAATTTTGCTTTCAAGGCATCTACATCTTTTAAAACGATGCCACCTAAAATAAATACGGCAAGTATACCCGCTACTTTATTACAAATACCCATAATGCTGATACGTTGTGCAGCACTTTCCATCGGGCCCAAAACAGTAACATAAGGATTGGAAGCTGTTTGCAGTAATGCAAGACCAGTTCCTATTATAAATAAACCAATTAAAAATAAAGAATAGCTACGTGAACTTGCAGCTGGAATAAAAATTAATGCACCTGCTGCCATCACAAACAATCCTAATGACATACCTTTTTTGAAACCGGTCTTTTTAAGGATCAAAGAAGATGGAATAGCCATAACAAAATAAGCAGCAAAAAAAGCAGTAGCTACCAGGAAAGATTGTGTATCTGTCAGTTCACAGGCAATTTTTAAATACGGAATTAACTGGCTGTTGGCCCAGGTAACAAAACCGAAAATAAAAAAAAGTGCCCCGATTATGATCAAAGGAAAAATAAAACTGTTTCGCCGGTTGATGACTGCTGTTTGTGTATTCATAATAATGCAAAGTTTGCCCGAACTTAACGAAGAATCGGTAATTTGTAATAAACTATTTTTTGTATCCCTTCAATAATGTTTCTTTAGTTTCCTGTACCTTCAGACCAGTTTAATTCTTACTATGGAGCAACTCGTGATCGGCATTGATATCGGCGGTACCAGCACCAAATTCGGGATAGTGGATGTTGATGGTAATGTTTTATTCTCCGGCAATATGTCCACAAAAAAACATGCGACAGTTGAAACTTTTATAGATGAGCTCTACGAAGAATTGTCGGTACTGATAAAAAGAGCAGGCGGATCTTCAAGAATAAAAGGGATCGGTATTGGTGCACCTAACGGAAATTTTTACACCGGGAATATTGAATATGCAGCGAATCTTGTATGGCAGGGGATCGTGCCATTGTCAAAACTGGTGCAGGCAAAATTTAAATTACCTGTTGTAGTAACTAATGATGCGAATGCTGCAGCTATTGGCGAAATGACCTATGGCGCTGCGAAAGGAATGAAGGATTTTATAATGATAACACTCGGTACCGGTGTGGGCAGTGGTATCGTTGCAAACGGCCAGTTGATATACGGTCATGATGGTTTTGCCGGCGAGTTGGGTCATACTATAATTATCCCTGATGGAAGATTACATGCAGGCACAGGGAAAAAAGGATCATTGGAAAGTTATGCGTCTGCAACAGGTGTAATGCTAACAGCTATTGAATTGCTGGTTAAAAGCAAAGAGCCAAGTTTATTGAGAGATGTACCGAAGGATAAACTCGATTCCAAAGCAGTACATGATGCGGCCCTTCAGGGTGATAAAATAGCGTTAGAGATCTTTGAATTCACCGGGAAAATTTTAGGGCTTGCATTGGCCAATGCAGTAATGTTCAGCAGCCCGGAAGCAATAATTCTTTTTGGTGGTCTTACCAAATCAGGCGAATATATTTTAAAGCCTACAAGAAAATATATGGAAGAAAACCTGATAAAAATTTTCCAGGGTAAAGTAAAAATATTAGTGAGCCATTTAAGAGAATCCGATGCTGCTATATTAGGAGCAAGTGCATTGGCCTGGGAATGATCAATTTTATTTTCTCAATCACATCCCTTCAAAAAAAGGAACAGCCACCCGCATATAACGTGATGGCTGTTTTACCCTAAATGTATAGCCCTAATTCTTAAGAGTTAAAACCGGTGAAAGGCGATAAGTGCCATTACCTTCAAGAACTACAGAAAGATTTGCATCAAAGTCAACGATCAATGAATCCAAAGTTCCGTTGAGTTCTTTATCTACTTTGATCATCAATTTTGTTTGTGTTCCATTATCCATTACTAATGGAAATGTTTGCCCGGCTACTTTAATTGAATTATTTGTACCCAGGTAGAGACGAATTTCCTTTACAAAATTGGATGGTAAAATTCCTGTTGCAAGCAAAGTATCAACACCATTTTGCAAACCGAGCAGGTTATATATTCCGGCATTGGTACTTAAAGAAACCCAGGCTGAAGTATCATTCCTTAATTTTACTTTTACTTCCTGTATATCTACATTCACTTCTTCAAATGCCGCCGGCGCATCGGTCATATGAACATCTAACTTATAACTTCCTTTTTCTTTATTACATGCTAAAAATACGAG contains:
- a CDS encoding ROK family protein, producing MEQLVIGIDIGGTSTKFGIVDVDGNVLFSGNMSTKKHATVETFIDELYEELSVLIKRAGGSSRIKGIGIGAPNGNFYTGNIEYAANLVWQGIVPLSKLVQAKFKLPVVVTNDANAAAIGEMTYGAAKGMKDFIMITLGTGVGSGIVANGQLIYGHDGFAGELGHTIIIPDGRLHAGTGKKGSLESYASATGVMLTAIELLVKSKEPSLLRDVPKDKLDSKAVHDAALQGDKIALEIFEFTGKILGLALANAVMFSSPEAIILFGGLTKSGEYILKPTRKYMEENLIKIFQGKVKILVSHLRESDAAILGASALAWE
- a CDS encoding DUF4382 domain-containing protein produces the protein MKRITLATAVIAILSTLVFLACNKEKGSYKLDVHMTDAPAAFEEVNVDIQEVKVKLRNDTSAWVSLSTNAGIYNLLGLQNGVDTLLATGILPSNFVKEIRLYLGTNNSIKVAGQTFPLVMDNGTQTKLMIKVDKELNGTLDSLIVDFDANLSVVLEGNGTYRLSPVLTLKN